The proteins below come from a single bacterium genomic window:
- a CDS encoding MFS transporter encodes MAKNSIHTPSAGSIEPDRSLKISIIEGSFATVHITVSLGALVTGYALMLGANDFHLGLLAALNALSTVGSVISAQILGRLGSRKKLTVWGATVGRALWALLCVLPFIKIMPGFKLALFFAVMFLGNTILSAANTAWLSWMTDLVPPEKRGVYFGKRSAILGAVTMLTNYGAGWGFDRMKAAGLQDQGFALIFGLAALFAVIAGLILNRQWEPPMKGEKSLSIYEIVKLPFADPDFKKLLTFFIFWSLSTAVAGPFFGAHMIKNLKMPYSVIALYSIVAGILNLSTQPLWGKIIDKLGNRPVLIFNLV; translated from the coding sequence ATGGCCAAAAACAGCATTCATACACCCTCTGCCGGAAGCATCGAGCCGGATCGCAGCCTTAAGATATCCATCATCGAAGGCAGTTTTGCCACGGTCCACATCACCGTCAGTCTGGGAGCCCTGGTCACCGGATACGCCCTGATGCTGGGAGCCAACGATTTCCACTTGGGACTGCTGGCGGCCCTCAACGCCCTGTCCACCGTGGGCTCGGTCATCAGCGCCCAGATCCTGGGACGTCTGGGCAGCCGCAAGAAGCTGACCGTCTGGGGGGCCACCGTCGGGCGGGCATTGTGGGCCCTGCTCTGCGTCCTGCCCTTCATCAAGATAATGCCCGGCTTTAAGCTGGCCCTGTTCTTTGCCGTGATGTTTTTGGGAAACACCATCCTCAGCGCCGCCAACACCGCCTGGCTTTCCTGGATGACCGACCTGGTGCCCCCGGAAAAGCGGGGCGTCTATTTTGGCAAGCGCAGCGCCATCCTGGGAGCGGTGACCATGCTAACCAATTACGGGGCCGGCTGGGGATTTGACCGGATGAAAGCGGCCGGGCTGCAGGACCAGGGGTTTGCCCTGATCTTCGGGCTGGCTGCCCTGTTTGCCGTGATCGCCGGGCTGATCCTGAACCGCCAGTGGGAGCCCCCGATGAAGGGGGAGAAGTCCCTCTCCATCTACGAGATCGTAAAACTGCCCTTCGCCGATCCCGATTTCAAAAAACTGCTGACCTTCTTCATCTTCTGGTCGCTGTCCACCGCCGTGGCCGGGCCATTCTTCGGGGCCCACATGATCAAGAATCTTAAGATGCCCTACTCGGTGATCGCCCTCTATTCCATCGTCGCCGGGATACTTAACCTTTCCACCCAGCCGTTGTGGGGAAAAATAATTGACAAGCTGGGGAACCGCCCGGTGCTGATCTTCAACCTGGTCG